The following proteins come from a genomic window of Lolium rigidum isolate FL_2022 chromosome 5, APGP_CSIRO_Lrig_0.1, whole genome shotgun sequence:
- the LOC124652258 gene encoding transcription factor bHLH84-like: MEAGGLISEAAWTMFDLPPQGEESDIMAQLLGTFPSHAEEGHQDLPWYQPSQQSYYECNPNPSACSDSNTSSLGVPSECMSYYLGDSGETLGISSCIASDGLNLVQEQGATEYLNMIPDISHDLYGNGESSCEDLDSVGGTNKRKHSTKEEINGQAKGRKQCARKAEPKRAKKAKQTEASCCTSDNDSNVSQESAEAGDVSPKGKARAGRGAATDPQSLYARKRRERINERLKTLQTLVPNGTKVDMSTMLEEAVQYVKFLQLQIKVLSSDEMWMYAPIAYNGMNIGLDLNM, translated from the exons ATGGAGGCTGGAGGCCTGATTTCCGAGGCTGCCTGGACCATGTTTGACTTACCGCCGCAGGGCGAGGAGTCGGATATCATGGCACAGTTGCTAGGCACCTTCCCCTCCCACGCCGAGGAAGGCCACCAGGATCTTCCTTGGTACCAGCCTTCCCAGCAATCCTACTATGAGTGTAATCCTAACCCAAGTGCATGTAGTGACAGCAACACTAGTAGCCTTGGTGTCCCATCAGAGTGTATGAGCTACTATTTGGGTGACTCCGGTGAGACCCTGGGCATCAGCTCCTGCATTGCATCAGATGGCCTCAACTTGGTCCAGGAGCAAGGTGCAACTGAGTATCTGAATATGATCCCAGACATTTCCCATGATTTATATGGGAATGGTGAGTCCAGCTGCGAGGATCTCGATTCAGTCGGTGGTACTAACAAGAGAAAGCACTCGACTAAAGAAGAAATCAACGGCCAAGCAAAG GGTCGGAAGCAGTGCGCAAGAAAGGCTGAACCGAAGCGAGCAAAGAAGGCCAAGCAAACCGAAGCGAGCTGCTGCACCTCTGACAATGACTCGAATGTTTCTCAAGAGTCAGCAGAAGCTGGCGATGTTAGTCCGAAAGGCAAGGCCCGGGCTGGCCGTGGAGCCGCAACTGATCCCCAGAGCCTCTATGCAAGG AAGAGGAGGGAGAGGATCAATGAGAGGCTGAAGACACTGCAGACCCTAGTGCCCAACGGAACTAAAGTAGATATGAGCACCATGCTTGAAGAGGCAGTTCAGTATGTGAAGTTTCTGCAGCTTCAGATCAAG GTCCTGAGCTCCGATGAAATGTGGATGTACGCACCGATTGCGTACAACGGGATGAACATTGGACTTGATCTGAACATGTAG
- the LOC124651694 gene encoding transcription factor bHLH84-like — protein sequence MEAGGLISEAAWTMFDLPPQGEESDIMAQLLGTFPSHAEEGHQDLPWYQPSQQSYYECNPNPSACSDSNTSSLGVPSECMGYYLGDSGETLGISSCIVSDGLNLVQEQGATEYLNMIPDISHDLYGNGESSCEDLDSVGGTNKRKHSTKEEINGQAKGRKQCARKAEPKRAKKAKQTEASCCTSDNDSNVSQESAEVGDVSPKGKARAGRGAATDPQSLYARKRRERINERLKTLQTLVPNGTKVDMSTMLEEAVQYVKFLQLQIKVLSSDEMWMYAPIAYNGMNIGLDLNM from the exons ATGGAGGCTGGAGGCCTGATTTCCGAGGCTGCCTGGACCATGTTTGACTTACCGCCGCAGGGCGAGGAGTCGGATATCATGGCACAGTTGCTAGGCACCTTCCCCTCCCACGCCGAGGAAGGCCACCAGGATCTTCCTTGGTACCAGCCTTCCCAGCAATCCTACTATGAGTGTAATCCTAACCCAAGTGCATGTAGTGACAGCAACACTAGTAGCCTTGGTGTCCCATCAGAGTGTATGGGCTACTATTTGGGTGACTCCGGTGAGACCCTGGGCATCAGCTCCTGCATTGTATCAGATGGCCTCAACTTGGTCCAGGAGCAAGGTGCAACTGAGTATCTGAATATGATCCCAGACATTTCCCATGATTTATATGGGAATGGTGAGTCCAGCTGCGAGGATCTCGATTCAGTCGGTGGTACTAACAAGAGAAAGCACTCGACTAAAGAAGAAATCAACGGCCAAGCAAAG GGTCGGAAGCAGTGCGCAAGAAAGGCTGAACCGAAGCGAGCAAAGAAGGCCAAGCAAACCGAAGCGAGCTGCTGCACCTCTGACAATGACTCGAATGTTTCTCAAGAGTCAGCAGAAGTTGGCGATGTTAGTCCGAAAGGCAAGGCCCGGGCTGGCCGTGGAGCCGCAACTGATCCCCAGAGCCTCTATGCAAGG AAAAGGAGGGAGAGGATCAATGAGAGGCTGAAGACACTGCAGACCCTAGTGCCCAACGGAACTAAAGTAGATATGAGCACCATGCTTGAGGAGGCAGTTCAGTATGTGAAGTTTCTGCAGCTTCAGATCAAG GTCCTGAGCTCCGATGAAATGTGGATGTATGCACCAATTGCGTACAACGGGATGAACATTGGACTTGATCTGAACATGTAG
- the LOC124651706 gene encoding transcription factor bHLH76-like: protein MEAGGLISEACWTMFDFLQQGEESDIMAQLLGTFPSHEEDGQQDLPWYQASHQPYYDCNPNTSACSESNTSSLAIPSQSMGYYLGDSGETLGISSCIAPDGLNLVQEQGPTEYMNMIPNISHDLYGNGESSYEDLDSVGTTNKRKHSTEEEIDGQARGQKCTRKAEPKRSKKARQNEASCCTSDNDSNASQAESAEADGVRPKGKARAGRGAATDPQSLYARKRRERINERLKTLQTLVPNGTKVDMSTMLEEAVQYVKFLQLQIKVLSSDDMWMYAPIAYNGMNIGLDLNL, encoded by the exons ATGGAGGCTGGAGGACTGATTTCTGAGGCTTGCTGGACCATGTTTGACTTCCTGCAGCAGGGCGAGGAGTCTGATATCATGGCACAGCTCCTTGGCACCTTCCCCTCCCATGAAGAGGATGGCCAGCAGGATCTGCCTTGGTATCAGGCTTCCCATCAGCCGTACTATGATTGTAATCCTAACACAAGTGCATGTAGTGAAAGCAACACTAGTAGCCTTGCCATTCCATCCCAGAGTATGGGCTACTATTTGGGTGACTCCGGTGAGACCCTCGGCATCAGCTCCTGCATCGCACCAGATGGCCTCAACTTGGTCCAGGAGCAAGGTCCAACTGAGTATATGAACATGATCCCAAACATCTCCCATGATTTGTATGGGAATGGAGAGTCGAGCTACGAGGATCTTGATTCGGTCGGCACTACTAACAAGAGAAAGCACTCGACTGAAGAAGAGATCGACGGCCAAGCAAGA GGTCAGAAATGCACAAGAAAGGCTGAACCGAAGCGATCAAAGAAGGCTAGACAAAACGAAGCGAGCTGCTGCACCTCTGACAATGACTCGAATGCTTCTCAAGCAGAGTCAGCAGAAGCTGACGGTGTTAGACCGAAAGGAAAGGCCCGGGCTGGCCGTGGAGCCGCAACTGACCCCCAGAGCCTCTATGCAAGG AAAAGAAGGGAGAGGATCAATGAGAGGCTGAAGACATTGCAGACCCTTGTGCCCAACGGAACCAAGGTAGATATGAGCACCATGCTGGAGGAGGCAGTTCAGTATGTCAAGTTTCTGCAGCTTCAGATCAAG GTCCTGAGCTCCGATGATATGTGGATGTACGCGCCGATTGCGTACAACGGGATGAACATTGGACTTGATCTGAACTTGTAG
- the LOC124655775 gene encoding transcription factor BHLH133-like, whose translation MEAGGLISEACWTMFDFLQQGEESDIMAHLLGTFPLHDEEGQQGLPWYQASHQPYYDSNLNTSACSESNSSSLAVPSDSMGYYLGDSGETLGISSCIAPDGLNLVQEQGATEYMNMVPNISHDLYGNGESSCEDLDSVSATNKRNHSAEEEIDGQARGRKCARKAEPKRAKKARQNEASCCTSDNDSNASQESAEADGVRPKGKARAGRGAATDPQSLYARKRRERINERLKTLQTLVPNGTKVDMSTMLEEAVQYVKFLQLQIKVLSSDDMWMYAPIAYNGMNIGLDLNLQR comes from the exons ATGGAGGCTGGAGGACTGATTTCTGAGGCTTGCTGGACCATGTTTGACTTCCTGCAGCAGGGCGAGGAGTCTGATATCATGGCACATCTCCTTGGCACCTTCCCCTTGCAcgacgaggaaggccagcagggtctGCCTTGGTATCAGGCTTCCCATCAGCCGTACTATGATTCTAATCTTAACACAAGTGCATGTAGTGAAAGCAACAGTAGTAGCCTTGCCGTTCCATCCGACAGTATGGGCTACTATTTGGGTGACTCCGGTGAGACCCTCGGCATCAGCTCCTGCATTGCACCAGATGGCCTCAACTTGGTCCAGGAGCAAGGTGCAACTGAGTATATGAACATGGTCCCAAACATCTCCCATGATTTATATGGGAATGGCGAGTCAAGCTGCGAGGATCTTGATTCGGTCAGCGCTACTAACAAGAGAAATCACTCGGCTGAAGAAGAGATCGACGGCCAAGCAAGA GGTCGGAAATGCGCAAGAAAGGCTGAACCGAAGCGAGCAAAGAAGGCCAGACAAAACGAAGCGAGCTGCTGCACCTCTGACAATGACTCGAATGCTTCTCAAGAGTCAGCAGAAGCTGACGGTGTTAGACCGAAAGGAAAGGCCCGGGCTGGCCGTGGAGCCGCAACTGATCCCCAGAGCCTCTATGCAAGG AAAAGAAGGGAGAGGATCAATGAGAGGCTGAAGACACTGCAGACCCTTGTGCCTAACGGAACCAAGGTAGATATGAGCACTATGCTGGAGGAGGCAGTTCAGTATGTAAAGTTTCTGCAGCTTCAGATCAAG GTCCTGAGCTCCGATGATATGTGGATGTACGCGCCGATTGCGTACAATGGGATGAACATTGGACTTGATCTGAACTTACAGAGATGA